In Antechinus flavipes isolate AdamAnt ecotype Samford, QLD, Australia chromosome 3, AdamAnt_v2, whole genome shotgun sequence, a genomic segment contains:
- the LOC127553943 gene encoding probable ATP-dependent RNA helicase DDX46 isoform X1, whose translation MKLFLFLDWLKEGGKIKKEKKRQKDKKQEQNDNHQRNRFHSFTQLFERKSRSRKYVITDVKSDNEINRDADQDCPRSSPGPNRGSPSITMQSEKIDHEINGDADWLKEGGKIKKEKKRQKDKKQEQNDNHQRNRFHSFTQLFERKSKSRKYVITDVKRNEATENIAASKTRRSCFGIGCFTSCFRKQAK comes from the exons ATGAAATTATTCTTATTCCTAGACTGGTTAAAAGAAGGtggtaaaataaagaaagagaaaaaaagacaaaaagacaaaaaacaagaacaaaacgATAACCATCAAAGAAACAGATTCCACTCATTCACACA ATTATTCGAAAGGAAATCTAGATCACGAAAATATGTCATCACAGATGTAAAAAg TGACAATGAAATCAACAGAGATGCAG ACCAAGATTGCCCCAGATCATCGCCCGGGCCCAACAGAGGAAGCCCTTCCATCACAATGCAGAGCGAGAAAAT TGACCATGAAATCAACGGAGATGCAG ACTGGTTAAAAGAAGGtggtaaaataaagaaagagaaaaaaagacaaaaagacaaaaaacaagaacaaaacgATAACCATCAAAGAAACAGATTCCACTCATTCACACA ATTATTCGAAAGGAAATCTAAATCACGAAAATATGTCATCACAGATGTAAAAAg GAATGAAGCTACAGAAAACATTGCAGCAAGCAAAACGAGAAGAAGCTGTTTTGGTATAGGATGTTTTACAAGCTGTTTTAGAAAGCAagctaaatga
- the LOC127553943 gene encoding uncharacterized protein LOC127553943 isoform X2, with product MKLFLFLDWLKEGGKIKKEKKRQKDKKQEQNDNHQRNRFHSFTQLFERKSRSRKYVITDVKSDHEINGDADWLKEGGKIKKEKKRQKDKKQEQNDNHQRNRFHSFTQLFERKSKSRKYVITDVKRNEATENIAASKTRRSCFGIGCFTSCFRKQAK from the exons ATGAAATTATTCTTATTCCTAGACTGGTTAAAAGAAGGtggtaaaataaagaaagagaaaaaaagacaaaaagacaaaaaacaagaacaaaacgATAACCATCAAAGAAACAGATTCCACTCATTCACACA ATTATTCGAAAGGAAATCTAGATCACGAAAATATGTCATCACAGATGTAAAAAg TGACCATGAAATCAACGGAGATGCAG ACTGGTTAAAAGAAGGtggtaaaataaagaaagagaaaaaaagacaaaaagacaaaaaacaagaacaaaacgATAACCATCAAAGAAACAGATTCCACTCATTCACACA ATTATTCGAAAGGAAATCTAAATCACGAAAATATGTCATCACAGATGTAAAAAg GAATGAAGCTACAGAAAACATTGCAGCAAGCAAAACGAGAAGAAGCTGTTTTGGTATAGGATGTTTTACAAGCTGTTTTAGAAAGCAagctaaatga